In the genome of Persephonella sp. KM09-Lau-8, one region contains:
- the rny gene encoding ribonuclease Y: MIEIIVGVSALAVGGAAGFAACKTTVGKALQEKEKEAEKIIAEKNRIEEEARRKAEEIIRQAEKEARIKAREIENEALQLKKEQEIIIEKEILKRKQQLEEELKKEKEELQNLEKTLMTREAQLEKRIARIEHREEELEKKWDEIKKLEEEIKAIQKEIEEKEQKIKAAEEQYILELQRIASMTKEEAREELMKKVEEEARLEAAKLMKEIEEEARKEAEKEAKWNLVTAIQRLAPEITTSYTISVVDLPSNDLKGRIIGREGRNIRAFEMETGVDLIIDDTPDIVTISSFDPLRREIAKESLERLIADGRIHPGRIEEVVSKVKEEMEAKVRKLGEETCLELGFTDVHPELYYYIGKLYYRTSYTQNVLLHTKEVAYLAGMMAAELGLDEKAARRGGLMHDIGKSISHEVGGSHSKVGAELAKRYGEPDVVINAILYHHNDEPARYPEAVLVAAADALSAARPGARREALQSYINRLEKIEAIVNSFENVEKSFAIQAGREVRIIVNAEKLSDEEAYLLTKEIAKRIEKEVEFPGQIKVTTIRESRFVEVAK; the protein is encoded by the coding sequence ATGATAGAGATAATAGTTGGAGTTTCGGCTTTAGCAGTAGGAGGTGCTGCAGGATTTGCAGCATGCAAGACAACTGTAGGAAAAGCATTACAGGAAAAAGAGAAAGAAGCAGAAAAAATAATTGCTGAAAAAAATAGAATTGAAGAGGAAGCCAGAAGAAAAGCTGAAGAAATTATCAGACAGGCAGAAAAAGAGGCAAGAATAAAAGCCAGAGAGATTGAGAATGAAGCCCTGCAACTGAAAAAAGAGCAGGAGATTATTATTGAAAAAGAAATTCTCAAAAGAAAACAACAACTTGAAGAAGAGCTTAAGAAAGAGAAAGAAGAACTTCAAAACCTTGAAAAAACCCTTATGACAAGGGAAGCACAGCTTGAGAAAAGAATTGCAAGAATAGAGCACAGAGAAGAAGAACTTGAGAAAAAATGGGACGAGATCAAAAAGTTAGAAGAAGAAATCAAGGCCATCCAGAAAGAGATTGAAGAAAAAGAACAGAAAATCAAAGCTGCAGAGGAGCAGTATATCCTTGAACTGCAAAGAATTGCCTCTATGACAAAAGAAGAAGCCAGAGAAGAGCTTATGAAAAAAGTTGAAGAAGAAGCAAGGTTAGAAGCTGCCAAACTGATGAAAGAGATAGAAGAAGAGGCAAGGAAAGAGGCCGAAAAAGAGGCAAAATGGAACCTGGTAACAGCCATCCAGAGACTTGCCCCAGAAATTACAACCTCATACACCATTTCTGTTGTAGACCTGCCTTCCAACGACCTGAAAGGTAGAATTATCGGAAGAGAAGGTAGAAATATCAGAGCATTTGAGATGGAAACAGGAGTTGACCTGATTATTGATGACACCCCTGATATTGTTACAATTTCATCATTTGACCCTCTCAGAAGGGAAATAGCAAAAGAATCCCTCGAGAGATTAATAGCAGACGGAAGAATACATCCAGGAAGAATCGAAGAGGTAGTATCAAAAGTAAAAGAAGAAATGGAAGCCAAGGTCAGAAAACTTGGTGAGGAAACATGTCTTGAGCTTGGATTTACAGATGTCCATCCTGAACTTTATTACTACATAGGAAAACTATACTATAGAACATCCTATACCCAAAACGTTCTGCTGCATACAAAAGAAGTTGCATACCTTGCAGGAATGATGGCTGCTGAACTGGGGCTTGATGAAAAAGCAGCCAGAAGAGGTGGTTTAATGCATGATATTGGAAAGTCTATCTCCCACGAGGTAGGAGGTTCCCACTCAAAAGTTGGTGCAGAACTTGCAAAAAGATATGGAGAGCCTGACGTGGTTATAAACGCAATCCTTTACCACCACAATGATGAGCCTGCAAGATATCCAGAAGCAGTTTTAGTAGCTGCTGCAGATGCTTTATCAGCAGCCAGACCAGGGGCAAGAAGAGAAGCACTCCAGTCTTATATCAACAGACTGGAAAAAATTGAAGCTATTGTAAACTCATTTGAAAATGTTGAAAAATCATTTGCTATACAGGCAGGTAGAGAGGTTAGAATTATCGTAAATGCAGAGAAATTATCAGATGAAGAGGCATATCTCCTGACAAAAGAAATCGCAAAAAGAATTGAAAAAGAAGTAGAGTTCCCAGGGCAAATCAAGGTAACAACCATCAGAGAATCAAGATTTGTAGAAGTTGCCAAGTAA
- a CDS encoding 5-formyltetrahydrofolate cyclo-ligase, with product MKESIRKEILNKRLSHRQIEEQSIQIAEKFCSLPEVKNAKNILLYYPHKNEVDTRPLIKKLLKKTEVSVFLPKVSGKDILPVQIKDLSSLKSGYAGIKEPEGLPVKPEKLDIVVVPAIAFDKRGHRLGYGKGYYDRFLSKTNALKVGFAFDFQVVDELPAEEHDIPVDLIITPTRVIKTKEEERK from the coding sequence TTGAAAGAGAGTATTAGGAAAGAGATTTTAAACAAGAGATTAAGTCACAGGCAGATTGAGGAGCAGTCTATTCAGATAGCAGAAAAATTCTGCTCACTGCCTGAGGTAAAAAACGCAAAGAATATACTCCTATACTACCCCCATAAAAATGAGGTAGATACAAGACCTCTTATAAAAAAACTTCTTAAAAAGACAGAAGTTTCTGTCTTCCTCCCTAAAGTTTCAGGCAAAGATATCTTACCTGTTCAGATCAAAGATCTGTCCTCTCTGAAGTCAGGCTATGCAGGAATTAAAGAACCAGAAGGATTGCCTGTAAAGCCAGAAAAACTTGATATTGTTGTGGTTCCGGCTATTGCATTTGACAAAAGAGGGCATAGACTTGGATATGGTAAAGGATACTACGACAGGTTTTTGAGTAAAACTAATGCACTAAAGGTAGGGTTTGCATTTGATTTTCAGGTTGTTGATGAACTTCCAGCAGAAGAACATGACATTCCTGTGGACTTAATCATTACCCCTACCAGAGTAATAAAGACAAAGGAGGAAGAGAGAAAATGA
- the pheT gene encoding phenylalanine--tRNA ligase subunit beta has product MRVPYSWIKEFLDIDEPAEKVAEKLNETGIETVVEKFGQPIDNIVVVKILSVDKHPERDRLLICKVTDGDREYQVVTAAKNVFTGAKVILAKEGAQIGDITIKPVKFGSVQSEGMFLSLEELGLAEKAEGVLILPDEIKEGTDPNKLLGLGEDYIFEIEITPNRGDALSVRGLAREIGAIFGIKRKEKYPVVSIAQENPPQIELQTDKVSRYRGIVIKGVKIQPSPFDLQLKLIKCGQNPINNVVDITNYILLQEGQPLHAFDLKKIKGKVIVRNAKEGETIITLDGEERKLTAEDIVIADEEKPIAIAGVIGGENTKVEENTTDILLEAAIFDNISVRKTAKRLAISTESSYRFERGVDIENLPNAQDKAVELIVKLAGGEAIGETDIYPKPYQPAKIKLREKTTSRILGIDIPKERAQELLVRLEIPTEIVEDGTISEIPAFRAFDLEREIDLVEEVGRLEGLNKLEETYPSISVKSYQKSENFLFELRTRDFFKDNGFDEVVTYTFVDEDIYNILGLPVPPIQIKNYLLKTQSIMRDNLAVSLIKTLQHNLRFQNRDLKIFEISSAFFENHEEIRVGILATGRYIKGFNYTKGDKKFSTTEKWNFLKLKGVIESYLHGLGFTDIEYKPSEKPFLNPYEAAEIYVNGQNVGYLGRIHPEKADKLEIPKDVYVGELKLRYVSRKLQEDSLNKKGYLFNLYLTRKLPEFKELPKYPSVKRDFAFEVDENLQVDKLLKAIKDSSDLVEKVELFDVYFIDENRKSVAVSVEFRAEDRSLSDEEVNKVSEEMIKKLEETFENLKLRA; this is encoded by the coding sequence ATGAGAGTTCCTTATTCATGGATAAAAGAGTTTCTGGATATAGATGAACCTGCAGAGAAGGTAGCAGAAAAACTTAACGAAACAGGTATTGAAACAGTTGTAGAAAAGTTTGGCCAACCGATAGACAATATTGTTGTTGTAAAAATACTCTCTGTAGACAAACATCCTGAAAGGGATAGACTCCTTATATGCAAGGTTACTGACGGAGATAGAGAGTATCAGGTAGTAACAGCAGCTAAAAATGTTTTTACAGGTGCAAAGGTTATACTGGCAAAAGAAGGAGCCCAGATAGGTGATATTACCATAAAACCTGTAAAATTCGGCTCTGTCCAATCTGAAGGAATGTTCTTATCCCTTGAGGAATTAGGTCTTGCAGAAAAAGCAGAAGGGGTTCTTATACTTCCTGATGAAATAAAGGAAGGCACAGACCCAAACAAACTACTTGGACTGGGAGAGGATTATATATTTGAGATTGAGATAACCCCGAACAGAGGAGATGCTCTCAGCGTTAGGGGACTCGCCAGAGAAATAGGGGCTATTTTCGGTATTAAAAGAAAAGAAAAATATCCTGTTGTTTCAATAGCACAGGAAAATCCACCACAGATAGAACTCCAAACAGACAAAGTAAGTAGATACAGAGGAATAGTAATCAAAGGGGTAAAAATCCAGCCTTCTCCATTTGACCTGCAGCTAAAACTTATAAAATGTGGACAAAACCCAATCAATAATGTGGTGGATATCACCAATTATATTCTCCTTCAGGAAGGGCAACCTTTACATGCCTTTGATTTAAAAAAGATTAAAGGTAAAGTTATAGTTAGAAATGCAAAAGAAGGAGAAACAATTATCACCCTTGACGGAGAAGAGAGAAAACTAACAGCTGAAGATATTGTAATAGCAGATGAAGAAAAACCAATTGCAATAGCCGGTGTAATCGGCGGAGAAAACACAAAAGTTGAAGAAAACACAACAGACATTCTCCTTGAAGCTGCGATTTTTGATAATATCTCCGTCAGAAAAACAGCAAAAAGACTGGCTATCAGCACAGAATCCTCATACAGATTTGAAAGGGGAGTGGATATAGAAAATCTCCCAAATGCTCAGGATAAAGCAGTTGAGCTTATTGTGAAACTTGCAGGTGGAGAGGCTATAGGTGAAACTGATATATACCCTAAACCTTATCAACCTGCAAAAATAAAACTGAGAGAAAAAACCACCAGCAGAATTCTGGGAATAGATATTCCTAAAGAAAGAGCACAGGAGCTACTGGTAAGACTTGAAATCCCCACAGAAATTGTAGAAGATGGAACAATCTCAGAAATACCGGCATTCAGAGCATTTGATTTAGAAAGGGAAATAGACCTTGTTGAAGAGGTTGGTAGATTAGAAGGTCTAAACAAACTGGAAGAAACATATCCATCAATATCTGTAAAAAGCTATCAAAAAAGTGAAAACTTCCTTTTTGAACTCAGAACAAGGGATTTCTTCAAGGATAATGGCTTTGATGAGGTTGTAACCTATACCTTTGTTGATGAGGATATTTACAACATTTTAGGACTTCCTGTCCCTCCGATACAGATTAAGAACTACCTGCTTAAGACACAGAGTATAATGAGGGACAATCTTGCAGTTAGTCTGATAAAAACTCTGCAGCATAACTTAAGATTCCAAAACAGAGACCTGAAAATATTTGAGATTTCATCTGCATTCTTTGAAAACCACGAGGAGATAAGGGTAGGAATTCTGGCAACAGGTAGATACATAAAAGGATTTAACTACACCAAAGGTGATAAGAAATTTTCCACCACTGAAAAATGGAATTTCCTCAAACTGAAAGGTGTTATAGAAAGCTATCTACATGGTTTAGGTTTTACAGATATTGAGTATAAGCCTTCAGAAAAACCATTCCTTAACCCTTACGAAGCTGCTGAAATTTACGTAAATGGCCAGAATGTTGGTTATTTAGGCAGAATACATCCGGAAAAAGCAGACAAGCTGGAAATTCCGAAAGATGTTTATGTTGGAGAACTCAAACTGAGATATGTATCAAGAAAACTACAGGAAGATAGCTTAAACAAAAAAGGATATCTGTTTAACCTGTATTTAACAAGAAAACTTCCTGAGTTTAAGGAACTTCCTAAATATCCATCTGTTAAAAGAGATTTTGCTTTTGAAGTTGACGAAAATCTACAGGTGGATAAATTATTAAAAGCTATAAAGGATAGCTCAGACCTTGTGGAAAAGGTTGAGCTGTTTGATGTTTACTTTATTGATGAAAACAGAAAAAGCGTTGCTGTTTCTGTTGAGTTCAGGGCAGAGGACAGGTCTCTGTCTGATGAAGAGGTAAATAAAGTTTCTGAAGAAATGATTAAAAAGCTTGAAGAAACTTTTGAAAACCTGAAACTTAGAGCATAG
- the pheS gene encoding phenylalanine--tRNA ligase subunit alpha codes for MKEDIKSLGEEAKALIQKATDLKQLNDIRVEFLGKKGKLKNILKTLGKLSPEERKEIGQLANKIKEELEELLKSQEKALKQKALEEELRKEKIDITLPASWIDIGSSHPVISTLIEISEIFISMGFSVAEGPEVEKEEYNFDMLNIPKDHPARDMQDTFFLNNGDILRTHTSPVQIRTMLTRKPPIAIIAPGRVYRKDADPTHSPMFHQIEGLLVDENVTFRDLKGILKIFLESVFGKDVGIRFRPSYFPFTEPSAEVDISCTVCGGKGCRVCKGTGWLEILGCGMVDPNVFKAVGIDPDKYSGFAFGLGIERIAMLKYRITDIRLLFENNMRFNHQFKGIR; via the coding sequence CTGAAAGAAGATATTAAAAGCTTAGGAGAAGAGGCGAAAGCCCTTATCCAGAAGGCAACTGACCTGAAACAGCTCAATGATATAAGGGTAGAGTTTTTAGGCAAAAAAGGTAAGCTAAAAAATATCCTGAAAACTCTGGGGAAACTATCCCCTGAGGAAAGAAAAGAGATAGGTCAGCTTGCCAATAAAATAAAAGAAGAGTTAGAAGAGCTTTTAAAATCTCAGGAAAAAGCTTTAAAGCAAAAAGCTTTAGAGGAAGAACTTCGTAAAGAAAAGATTGATATCACTCTTCCAGCCAGCTGGATAGATATTGGTTCTTCCCATCCTGTTATATCAACATTGATTGAGATTTCGGAAATCTTTATATCTATGGGCTTTTCTGTTGCAGAAGGCCCAGAAGTTGAGAAGGAAGAGTATAACTTCGATATGCTAAATATTCCTAAGGACCATCCGGCCAGGGATATGCAGGATACATTCTTCCTGAACAATGGGGATATTTTAAGGACTCATACATCTCCAGTTCAGATTAGAACAATGCTTACCAGGAAACCACCAATTGCAATAATTGCACCTGGCCGTGTTTACAGAAAAGATGCAGACCCAACCCACTCACCTATGTTCCATCAGATTGAAGGCTTACTTGTTGATGAAAATGTGACATTTAGAGACCTGAAAGGCATTCTGAAAATATTCTTAGAATCTGTATTCGGCAAAGACGTAGGTATAAGATTTAGACCGAGCTATTTCCCATTTACCGAACCTTCAGCAGAAGTTGATATAAGCTGCACAGTTTGCGGTGGAAAAGGATGTAGAGTTTGCAAAGGAACTGGATGGCTTGAGATACTTGGCTGTGGAATGGTTGACCCTAATGTATTCAAGGCAGTGGGAATTGACCCTGACAAATACTCAGGATTTGCTTTCGGTCTGGGGATAGAAAGGATTGCTATGCTCAAATACAGAATTACCGATATCAGACTACTATTTGAAAACAACATGAGATTTAACCATCAGTTCAAGGGGATAAGATGA
- the rplT gene encoding 50S ribosomal protein L20, with protein sequence MRVKGPSSKKHKKKILKLAKGYYGAKHRSYRRAKEQVLRSLQYEYRDRRLRKRDFRKLWITRINAAARLNGLSYSQFIHGLKLAGVDLNRKMLADIAVTDPEGFAKLAETAKSALASK encoded by the coding sequence ATGAGAGTAAAAGGACCATCATCTAAAAAACATAAGAAAAAAATTCTTAAACTTGCAAAAGGTTATTACGGAGCAAAACACCGCTCTTACAGAAGAGCTAAGGAGCAGGTTTTAAGGTCTCTCCAGTATGAGTATAGAGATAGAAGGCTCAGAAAAAGAGATTTCAGAAAACTCTGGATAACAAGAATTAATGCAGCTGCAAGATTAAATGGCCTTTCTTACAGCCAGTTTATCCATGGGCTCAAGCTTGCAGGTGTTGACCTTAATAGAAAAATGCTTGCTGACATTGCTGTTACAGACCCAGAAGGATTTGCAAAATTAGCAGAAACAGCAAAATCAGCACTGGCATCAAAATAA
- the rpmI gene encoding 50S ribosomal protein L35, producing MAKVKMKTNKTAAKRFKVTAKGKIKYWKGGVSHYNTKKTRKRKRQGRKAQYVPENLKDKVAALIPYQV from the coding sequence ATGGCTAAAGTTAAAATGAAAACTAACAAAACAGCTGCAAAAAGATTTAAAGTTACAGCCAAAGGCAAAATAAAGTATTGGAAAGGTGGAGTATCCCACTACAATACTAAGAAAACAAGAAAAAGAAAAAGACAGGGGAGAAAAGCACAATACGTTCCTGAAAATCTCAAGGACAAAGTCGCTGCTTTAATCCCTTATCAAGTGTAA
- a CDS encoding SGNH/GDSL hydrolase family protein produces MNIKIINFVFVLSFGFFMISCAQKDSTTKAKETFIPNKTAAKVEKIKPKVENTPRKTVKLKPVSYRPKKLSILFVGDSMVEAIKKPSQEICMQKGFECEYAFKRGLRTEKWFEDELYKGNLMFFLLTQKPDIVVISTGTNDIYNKESNERIYIELKQVINFIKKIASHYKKQPEFVIVAPPIPNDNNLNEYLMEKFSQQNIKIIMSKYYDFSLRDGVHPDAESNKLWAKIILKEAVPAVDAK; encoded by the coding sequence ATGAATATAAAAATTATAAATTTTGTATTTGTTTTGTCCTTTGGTTTTTTTATGATTTCCTGTGCCCAAAAAGATTCTACAACAAAGGCGAAAGAAACTTTTATTCCTAATAAAACAGCTGCTAAAGTTGAAAAAATAAAACCTAAAGTAGAAAATACTCCCCGAAAAACTGTAAAACTTAAACCTGTTTCCTATAGACCTAAAAAACTAAGTATTCTATTTGTTGGAGATAGTATGGTTGAAGCTATAAAAAAACCCTCTCAAGAAATCTGTATGCAAAAAGGATTTGAATGTGAGTATGCATTTAAAAGAGGTTTACGAACAGAAAAATGGTTTGAGGATGAACTTTATAAGGGAAATTTAATGTTTTTCCTGCTTACCCAAAAACCTGATATTGTAGTTATATCCACAGGAACCAATGATATATACAATAAAGAAAGTAACGAGAGAATCTATATAGAGTTAAAACAGGTTATAAACTTTATAAAAAAAATTGCCAGTCATTATAAAAAACAACCTGAGTTTGTGATAGTTGCTCCACCTATACCAAATGATAACAATTTAAATGAATACCTGATGGAAAAATTCAGCCAGCAAAATATAAAAATAATCATGTCCAAGTATTATGATTTCTCCTTACGGGATGGAGTCCATCCTGATGCAGAAAGTAACAAACTCTGGGCAAAGATAATACTAAAAGAAGCAGTTCCAGCGGTAGATGCAAAATAA
- a CDS encoding MBOAT family O-acyltransferase, whose product MQELITGCIDHLRIGNVLFFLLLPLLFLLSYFSSRLSITGYKLFQVFIGFIYYLLILKGNLPALFVFLNLIAVNYLLLRNMDLFDNKPSVRRAILIVAIVINLIPLIMMKDYLPLLKTEPNYFIQIVGLSYFSLNVISMFVDFYKRKFRKFFLIDFLLYSIYFPKIFAGPLVRYREFIRQVNWNYRNKTFNDLNLGVFLLALGIIKKWFADYLFQYSSAVFSNPAGFSGEELFMNIYVYTAYIFLDFSGYTDLARGTSLLMGINLPENFRSPYLSKSFREFWRRWHITLYQWIRDYVYIDLLGGNRKGKIRTYINILIAFILSGIWHGNYFNYIIWGFSHGLGVIFTRDLKEDSKIKRYLMWFLTFNLIAVLWIVFAITDISTLKDYFVTMVTGFNPAGLASFVVFRTDIVIPLILGFGIAFIDSWLKEKFVVNLPPYRFYAVSSILFLIAIFLLNYKVAVSPFLYESF is encoded by the coding sequence ATGCAAGAGCTGATAACAGGATGTATTGACCACCTTAGAATCGGTAATGTTCTGTTTTTTTTACTCCTTCCTCTATTATTTTTGCTGAGCTATTTTTCCTCCAGACTAAGCATTACAGGTTATAAACTTTTTCAGGTTTTTATTGGATTTATTTATTATCTTCTGATTTTAAAAGGTAATCTGCCTGCACTTTTTGTATTTTTGAACCTTATTGCTGTTAACTATCTCCTGCTTAGGAATATGGACTTATTTGATAATAAACCCTCTGTCCGTAGAGCTATTTTGATTGTAGCCATTGTTATAAATCTTATTCCCTTAATTATGATGAAGGATTATCTGCCTCTTTTGAAAACAGAGCCTAATTATTTTATCCAGATAGTAGGCCTTTCTTACTTTTCCTTAAATGTAATTTCTATGTTTGTTGATTTTTATAAAAGAAAATTTAGAAAATTTTTCCTGATAGATTTTCTGCTTTATTCAATATATTTCCCTAAGATATTTGCAGGACCCCTTGTTAGATACAGAGAATTTATCCGGCAGGTAAACTGGAATTACAGAAATAAAACTTTTAATGACCTGAATCTTGGAGTCTTTTTGCTGGCACTGGGGATTATCAAAAAATGGTTTGCCGATTATCTATTCCAGTATTCCTCGGCTGTATTTTCAAATCCTGCAGGTTTTAGCGGCGAAGAGTTATTTATGAATATTTATGTTTATACAGCTTATATATTTCTGGATTTTTCAGGATATACAGATTTAGCAAGGGGAACCTCTCTGCTTATGGGAATAAACCTCCCTGAGAATTTCAGGTCGCCATATCTGTCTAAAAGTTTCAGGGAGTTCTGGAGAAGATGGCATATCACACTTTATCAATGGATAAGGGATTATGTTTATATTGATTTATTAGGTGGGAATAGAAAAGGAAAAATCAGGACATATATCAATATATTGATTGCCTTTATCCTGAGCGGAATATGGCATGGTAATTACTTTAACTATATTATCTGGGGATTTTCCCATGGACTTGGTGTGATTTTTACAAGGGATTTAAAGGAAGATAGCAAAATAAAAAGATATCTGATGTGGTTTTTGACATTTAATCTAATTGCTGTTTTGTGGATTGTTTTTGCAATTACTGATATTTCCACTTTGAAGGATTATTTTGTGACTATGGTTACAGGCTTTAATCCTGCAGGGCTGGCTTCTTTTGTTGTTTTCAGGACAGATATTGTTATTCCCTTAATTCTTGGATTTGGAATAGCCTTTATAGACAGCTGGCTAAAGGAGAAGTTTGTTGTAAACCTCCCTCCATATAGATTTTATGCAGTATCTTCTATTTTATTTTTAATAGCTATCTTCTTACTTAACTATAAGGTGGCTGTTTCACCGTTTTTATATGAAAGCTTTTAA
- the rdgB gene encoding RdgB/HAM1 family non-canonical purine NTP pyrophosphatase, with product MMIDKVLVATTNKGKLREFRQLLSKYGIQVLSLEDMPAKIEVEEDKETFLENAIKKAREYAQFYKIPVIAEDAGLEVKALNGYPGVYSARFYDIEFGGKQPLEENKDKTNIKKLLRLMEGVEDREARFVSVVVFYNPEDFGLWTEGYCYGKITDRPVGNKGFGYDPIFIPEGYSVTMAQLTPEEKNKISHRGKAVRKLVEKLQKLL from the coding sequence ATGATGATTGACAAAGTTCTGGTAGCAACAACGAATAAAGGAAAATTAAGGGAGTTTAGACAACTTTTATCAAAATACGGAATACAGGTTTTATCCCTTGAGGATATGCCAGCAAAAATAGAGGTTGAGGAAGACAAAGAAACTTTTCTGGAAAATGCCATAAAAAAAGCCAGAGAATATGCCCAGTTTTACAAAATACCTGTTATTGCTGAGGATGCAGGCTTAGAGGTTAAAGCTTTAAACGGATATCCCGGTGTGTATTCTGCAAGATTTTATGATATTGAGTTTGGTGGTAAACAGCCTTTAGAAGAAAATAAGGACAAAACCAATATTAAAAAACTCCTCAGACTTATGGAAGGAGTTGAGGATAGAGAGGCCAGATTTGTCAGCGTTGTTGTTTTTTATAATCCAGAAGATTTTGGCCTGTGGACAGAAGGATACTGCTACGGGAAAATAACAGATAGGCCTGTCGGGAATAAAGGCTTTGGATATGACCCGATTTTTATTCCTGAAGGATATTCAGTAACAATGGCACAGCTTACACCTGAAGAAAAAAATAAGATATCTCATAGAGGAAAGGCAGTTAGAAAATTAGTGGAAAAGCTGCAGAAACTCCTTTAA
- a CDS encoding YebC/PmpR family DNA-binding transcriptional regulator, with protein MAGHSKWHNIRHKKAKQDAKRGQLFTKLLREITVAARQGGGDPEFNPRLRIAIEKAKKANMPIENIERAIKRGTGELEGVNYEEVVYEGYGPEGVAIIVECLTDNRNRTTSEVRHLFTKHGGNLGASGCVSFLFEEKGIILVPKDSISEEELFEKAIEAGAEDLITDDENYYEVRTEPKDLYAVKEALEKEGITIEKAEITRIPTTTVEIKDPETAQKLLKLLDALEDSDDVQKVYSNFEMSDELINQVA; from the coding sequence ATGGCTGGACATAGTAAATGGCACAATATAAGACACAAAAAAGCAAAACAGGACGCAAAAAGAGGACAGCTTTTTACAAAACTTCTCAGGGAAATAACAGTTGCAGCAAGACAGGGTGGTGGTGACCCTGAATTTAACCCGAGGCTCAGAATTGCCATTGAAAAGGCTAAAAAAGCAAATATGCCCATTGAGAATATTGAAAGAGCAATCAAAAGAGGAACAGGTGAGTTAGAAGGTGTAAACTACGAAGAGGTTGTTTATGAAGGATATGGCCCTGAAGGCGTTGCTATTATAGTTGAATGTCTCACAGATAACAGAAACAGAACAACATCTGAAGTAAGACACCTGTTTACAAAGCACGGTGGAAACCTTGGTGCATCCGGTTGTGTATCATTCCTTTTTGAAGAAAAAGGGATAATTCTTGTCCCTAAGGACAGCATCTCTGAAGAAGAACTCTTTGAGAAAGCAATAGAAGCAGGTGCAGAAGACCTTATAACCGATGATGAAAACTACTATGAAGTCAGAACAGAACCCAAAGACCTGTATGCTGTTAAGGAAGCCCTTGAGAAAGAAGGAATTACCATAGAAAAAGCAGAAATAACAAGGATTCCAACAACAACAGTTGAAATAAAAGACCCTGAAACAGCACAAAAGCTTCTTAAACTCCTTGATGCTCTTGAAGATAGCGATGATGTTCAAAAAGTTTACTCAAACTTTGAAATGTCAGATGAACTGATAAATCAGGTAGCATGA
- a CDS encoding endonuclease MJ1434: protein MENKIFTIYEKLLYAFGYQNWWPVHQGIDRFLEVSVGAILTQNTNWSNVEKAIENLIKENLLEWDALANIETEKLGKLIRPAGFYRQKAGYIKNFVNVVKNKPKKDITRDFLLSLTGIGEETADSILLYGLDRPYFVVDAYTKRLFYRAGIINSSKIKYPQLQKLITDNIPQDLEIYKEYHALIVELGKNYCKKKPVCESCPIKNTCQQNLK from the coding sequence ATGGAAAACAAAATTTTTACTATTTATGAAAAACTTTTATATGCTTTTGGTTATCAAAACTGGTGGCCTGTTCATCAAGGTATAGATAGATTTCTTGAAGTTTCTGTCGGGGCAATCCTGACCCAGAATACAAACTGGTCAAATGTTGAAAAAGCTATTGAAAATTTGATAAAGGAAAATCTGCTTGAATGGGATGCTCTTGCAAATATAGAAACAGAAAAACTTGGAAAATTAATAAGACCGGCAGGATTTTACAGACAAAAAGCAGGATATATCAAAAATTTTGTGAATGTCGTAAAAAATAAGCCAAAAAAGGATATAACAAGGGATTTTTTATTATCCCTTACAGGTATTGGAGAAGAAACTGCAGACAGTATTCTCCTTTATGGACTGGATAGACCTTATTTTGTGGTTGATGCATATACAAAAAGGCTGTTTTATCGTGCTGGTATCATAAATAGCTCAAAAATTAAATATCCTCAGCTACAAAAATTAATAACAGATAATATTCCTCAGGATTTAGAAATTTACAAAGAGTATCATGCACTTATAGTTGAACTTGGGAAGAATTATTGCAAGAAGAAACCTGTATGTGAAAGCTGCCCTATAAAGAATACCTGCCAGCAGAATTTGAAATGA